The Xanthomonas sp. DAR 34887 genome has a segment encoding these proteins:
- a CDS encoding DUF4189 domain-containing protein, whose amino-acid sequence MDHIDGKNGFWDMTSVRIGCFLLLLAPFGCFSQTACPIGVAAGNASCGPSSSAVGQGMDSGSYMNAPPPRPSGEWIKTWGAIAQAPNGDTGVSSGKLSKKDAEIDALNKCGSWGARDCNIKFTYKNQCVVSVDPVTGGPGGSIVSAGSVPAAAELAKRNCEKWSGKACEQSFSQCSDPFFKQY is encoded by the coding sequence GTGGACCATATTGATGGCAAAAACGGGTTTTGGGATATGACCTCCGTTAGGATTGGTTGTTTTTTGCTGCTTTTAGCACCCTTCGGCTGTTTTTCTCAAACAGCCTGCCCAATAGGTGTCGCAGCAGGAAATGCTTCCTGTGGCCCTTCTTCTTCAGCAGTTGGCCAAGGTATGGATTCTGGGAGTTATATGAATGCTCCTCCTCCAAGGCCTTCGGGTGAATGGATTAAAACTTGGGGTGCTATTGCTCAGGCCCCTAATGGAGACACAGGCGTCAGCTCGGGAAAATTATCAAAAAAGGACGCCGAAATTGATGCGCTAAATAAGTGTGGTAGCTGGGGCGCGCGCGACTGTAACATTAAATTTACATACAAGAACCAATGTGTCGTATCGGTCGATCCAGTCACAGGTGGGCCTGGCGGTTCAATTGTTAGCGCTGGTTCTGTGCCTGCTGCAGCGGAGCTGGCAAAGAGAAATTGCGAAAAATGGTCTGGAAAAGCGTGTGAGCAGAGCTTTAGTCAATGCTCAGATCCATTTTTTAAACAATACTAA
- a CDS encoding DUF4189 domain-containing protein has translation MTAPPPAPSGKWIKTWGAIAVAASTGDVGASVGKTSKAQAERDSVLQCQRSGANDCKAFSYHNQCAALAWPNQVNGSPSVGYGPDKSSAGSIAVKECISPDHEACKVVYSDCTAQLFQSY, from the coding sequence ATGACTGCTCCCCCTCCAGCGCCTTCGGGTAAATGGATAAAGACCTGGGGTGCCATAGCTGTCGCTGCTTCTACAGGCGATGTGGGAGCTTCTGTGGGGAAAACGTCAAAAGCTCAGGCGGAAAGGGACTCTGTGCTGCAATGTCAAAGATCGGGAGCGAACGATTGTAAGGCGTTCAGTTATCATAACCAATGCGCTGCACTGGCTTGGCCAAATCAAGTGAATGGCAGTCCTTCTGTTGGCTACGGGCCCGATAAGTCGAGCGCAGGGTCGATAGCAGTAAAGGAGTGTATCTCTCCCGATCATGAAGCATGTAAGGTTGTTTATTCAGATTGTACTGCTCAGCTTTTCCAAAGCTACTGA